One Cellulomonas taurus genomic region harbors:
- a CDS encoding O-antigen ligase family protein, with amino-acid sequence MSTETEPGTVNEPRTATAPSTVSAAPRTRLPQPTLPQRIALAAGVAAIGVVLVLTTSLNPWYTLGIGALLLVIALTLREPIALPVLAMPALLLVNRVGGTLSVSDFVLFAAFWPALLFARRPLGRTLRNLLWANAFYQVTVLFTVIANPYLANAVEWVHSWLLVGGALLVGWAIGAAGWARLAVVLYLSGSAVVTVAALTQFGMNLAAGNTGAVYLNEPFLMHKNFIGCVLAFAAVVVYARPRWLRLNNLLCLSLFGFFLAGILVSQSRQALIGLAVAVTVIALRPDPSRRRSKVVLLAVAVAAVVVGFLVQDQLESGDQYNSAYQRLVWFGQSLRIWEQYPVFGAGLRWWYTDRFDQQFQPPNAEFEMLSSGGLVGLVGFLVMFAAMLVILWRMDRRFGTLAFVLVLMRFVQGQFDLFWVAAQVSIPFVLAGICLGAQEHVRRRRLDEDDHDHRGFALTPRSDP; translated from the coding sequence GTGAGCACCGAGACCGAGCCGGGCACAGTGAACGAGCCGCGCACAGCGACCGCGCCGAGCACGGTGAGCGCCGCCCCCCGCACCCGGCTCCCCCAGCCCACCCTCCCGCAGCGGATCGCCCTGGCGGCGGGGGTGGCGGCGATCGGCGTCGTGCTGGTCCTCACCACCTCGCTCAATCCCTGGTACACCCTCGGCATCGGCGCCCTGCTGCTGGTGATCGCCCTCACCCTGCGCGAGCCGATCGCCCTGCCGGTGCTCGCCATGCCCGCGCTGCTGCTGGTGAACCGGGTCGGCGGGACGCTGTCGGTATCGGACTTCGTGCTGTTCGCCGCGTTCTGGCCCGCCCTGCTCTTCGCCCGACGGCCCCTGGGTCGGACCCTGCGCAACCTGCTGTGGGCGAACGCGTTCTACCAGGTCACCGTGCTGTTCACCGTGATCGCGAATCCGTACCTGGCCAACGCGGTCGAATGGGTGCACTCCTGGCTGCTGGTCGGGGGCGCGCTGCTGGTCGGCTGGGCGATCGGGGCCGCCGGCTGGGCACGCCTCGCGGTGGTGCTGTACCTGTCCGGGAGCGCGGTGGTCACCGTCGCGGCGCTGACCCAGTTCGGGATGAACCTAGCGGCGGGCAACACCGGGGCGGTCTACCTGAACGAGCCCTTCCTGATGCACAAGAACTTCATCGGCTGCGTGCTCGCCTTCGCCGCGGTGGTGGTCTACGCCCGGCCCCGCTGGCTGCGCCTGAACAACCTGCTGTGCCTGAGCCTGTTCGGGTTCTTCCTGGCCGGGATCCTGGTCTCGCAGTCCCGGCAGGCGTTGATCGGACTGGCCGTGGCGGTCACCGTGATCGCCCTGCGCCCCGACCCGAGTCGGCGGCGGTCCAAGGTCGTGCTCCTGGCGGTGGCGGTGGCCGCGGTGGTGGTCGGCTTCCTGGTGCAGGACCAGCTGGAGTCCGGCGACCAGTACAACTCGGCGTATCAGCGCCTGGTCTGGTTCGGGCAGTCGCTGCGGATCTGGGAGCAGTACCCGGTGTTCGGCGCGGGTCTGCGCTGGTGGTACACCGACCGCTTCGACCAGCAGTTCCAGCCACCGAACGCGGAGTTCGAGATGCTGTCCTCCGGCGGGCTGGTCGGGCTGGTCGGCTTCCTGGTGATGTTCGCCGCGATGCTGGTCATCCTGTGGCGGATGGACCGGCGGTTCGGCACCCTGGCGTTCGTCCTGGTGCTGATGCGGTTCGTGCAGGGGCAGTTCGACCTGTTCTGGGTCGCGGCACAGGTGTCGATCCCGTTCGTGCTGGCGGGGATCTGCCTCGGCGCGCAGGAGCACGTCCGGCGGCGGCGACTGGACGAGGACGATCACGACCATCGCGGCTTCGCGCTCACCCCCCGGAGCGACCCGTGA
- a CDS encoding glycosyltransferase → MTTPVRQDLVVLSLEPWDEVWRRNQHLIAGLLHDDPALHVLFVEPPVDHLHDLRRGAPLTLGRRLRPLTAHDGTPTGRAWAYRPTKWLPRRLAPGADDRRARAVHRTARRLGMSDPVLWVNDPDGAAVLRATGWRSLYDITDDWLRAERDPAEHRRTRQNEDLLLADCDAVVVCSPALARSKGDRVGRTVSLVTNAVDLAAYRRPMARPGDLPAGDYAVYVGTLHPDRLDLEACLRLAVALRTAGAHLVLVGPALLDPLDLTRLEAAGAVVLGARAAAVVPAYLQHAAALVVPHRVDDFTDSLDPIKLYEYLAVNRPIVSTPVAGFRDQPGHRVITASPQQLPAAVLRVLSAPPTPGSPAEVPSWGDRVRQMRDVLDRVRAGTTPR, encoded by the coding sequence GTGACCACCCCCGTCCGGCAGGACCTGGTGGTGCTGAGCCTGGAACCCTGGGACGAGGTCTGGCGCCGCAACCAGCACCTGATCGCCGGACTGCTGCACGACGACCCGGCGCTGCACGTGCTCTTCGTCGAGCCGCCGGTCGACCACCTGCACGATCTGCGCCGTGGCGCCCCGCTCACCCTCGGTCGACGCCTCCGCCCGCTCACCGCCCACGACGGCACGCCCACCGGTCGCGCCTGGGCGTACCGACCGACCAAGTGGCTGCCCCGACGGCTGGCCCCCGGCGCCGACGACCGCCGCGCCCGGGCCGTGCACCGGACGGCGCGCCGACTGGGGATGAGCGACCCGGTGCTCTGGGTGAACGACCCGGACGGCGCGGCGGTGCTGCGGGCCACCGGCTGGCGCTCGCTGTACGACATCACCGACGACTGGCTGCGTGCCGAACGCGACCCGGCCGAGCACCGACGCACCCGGCAGAACGAGGACCTGCTGCTGGCCGACTGCGACGCGGTGGTGGTCTGCTCCCCCGCTTTGGCCCGGAGCAAGGGTGACCGGGTCGGCCGGACGGTCAGCCTGGTGACGAATGCCGTCGACCTAGCCGCCTACCGTCGCCCGATGGCCCGCCCCGGCGACCTGCCGGCCGGCGACTACGCGGTGTACGTCGGCACCCTGCACCCGGACCGGCTGGACCTGGAGGCGTGCCTGCGGCTGGCCGTCGCGCTGCGCACCGCCGGGGCACACCTGGTGCTGGTCGGCCCCGCGCTGCTCGACCCGTTGGACCTGACCCGGCTGGAGGCCGCCGGTGCCGTCGTGCTGGGCGCCCGGGCCGCGGCGGTGGTGCCCGCCTACCTGCAACACGCCGCAGCACTGGTGGTCCCGCACCGGGTGGACGACTTCACCGACTCGCTGGACCCGATCAAGCTCTACGAGTACCTGGCGGTGAACCGGCCGATCGTGAGCACCCCGGTCGCCGGGTTCCGGGACCAGCCGGGCCACCGGGTGATCACCGCCTCGCCGCAGCAGCTCCCGGCCGCCGTGCTCCGGGTGCTCAGCGCGCCGCCGACACCCGGGTCACCGGCCGAGGTCCCGAGCTGGGGCGACCGGGTGCGGCAGATGCGGGACGTCCTGGACCGGGTGCGAGCCGGCACCACACCGCGGTGA
- a CDS encoding glycosyltransferase family 4 protein — MIGPEVVHVVCTEAFAGVERYVSTLARWQDDRGTRVLVLGGDPARMPTELAGTGIDWRPAGTWRQAARQLRGTRPAVVHAHMTAAELAAVLTARAPVVATRHFAERRGSSLPARTVGRYLTRRIAAQIAISAFVADRVEGTSVVAHPGVPVLPPATATRRPVVLIAQRLEPEKRTDLGLRVWAASGLGARGWELHIAGTGSLRPELETMARRLGVGDSVRFLGARTDVDTLLSTAGILFAPRGDEPYGLSVVEAMAHGVPVVAGAGGGHSETVGSVPEAVLVPPDDPTAAGRMLAALADDPARRARYGAALRAAQQERFALDTHAAAVESVYAEVRR, encoded by the coding sequence GTGATCGGCCCGGAGGTGGTGCACGTGGTCTGCACCGAGGCCTTCGCCGGGGTGGAGCGCTACGTCAGCACCCTCGCCCGGTGGCAGGACGACCGGGGCACCCGGGTGCTGGTGCTCGGCGGCGACCCGGCCCGGATGCCGACCGAACTGGCGGGCACCGGGATCGACTGGCGCCCGGCCGGGACCTGGCGTCAGGCGGCCCGGCAGCTGCGCGGCACCCGGCCCGCAGTGGTGCACGCGCACATGACCGCCGCCGAGCTCGCCGCGGTGCTCACCGCCCGCGCCCCGGTCGTCGCCACCCGGCACTTCGCGGAGCGGCGCGGATCCTCGCTGCCCGCGCGGACCGTCGGTCGCTACCTCACCCGACGGATCGCGGCCCAGATCGCGATCAGCGCGTTCGTCGCCGACCGGGTCGAGGGCACCAGCGTGGTCGCCCACCCCGGCGTGCCGGTGCTGCCACCGGCGACGGCCACCCGGCGACCGGTGGTGCTGATCGCCCAGCGGTTGGAACCGGAGAAGCGCACCGACCTCGGCCTGCGGGTCTGGGCGGCGTCCGGCCTCGGGGCACGCGGGTGGGAGCTGCACATCGCCGGCACCGGGTCACTGCGGCCGGAACTGGAGACGATGGCGCGGCGGCTCGGGGTCGGCGACTCGGTGCGCTTCCTCGGTGCCCGCACCGACGTCGACACCCTGTTGTCCACCGCCGGGATCCTGTTCGCCCCGCGCGGCGACGAGCCCTACGGGCTGTCGGTGGTGGAGGCGATGGCGCACGGGGTGCCGGTGGTCGCCGGGGCTGGTGGCGGCCACAGCGAGACGGTCGGCTCGGTGCCGGAGGCCGTGCTGGTGCCCCCGGACGACCCGACCGCGGCGGGCAGGATGCTGGCGGCCCTCGCCGACGACCCGGCACGCCGCGCGCGCTACGGTGCCGCGCTCCGGGCTGCCCAGCAGGAGCGGTTCGCGCTGGATACCCACGCTGCCGCCGTCGAGTCGGTCTACGCGGAGGTCCGACGATGA